TATGATTTTCAACATCATAGCCTTGGAGGTTCTCGTTAATACTCTCCATCGGACAAAAATTAATGGACTTGGTCTTTCCGCAATCGGTGCAGATAAAGTGATGATGGTGACCTTTTGTATCGCAGCCCATACGAAAATGTTTTTCCCCATTAAGCTCTGTAGATTCAAGGATTTCTTCCTCTGTGAGCAGATATAAATTACGGTAAACCGTATCATAACTGACTCCCGGGAAATCCTTCTGAATCTTTTTTAATATTGATTTCGCTGCAATATATTGATCATGCTCAATAAAAATCTCTAATATTCTTTCCCTTTGCCTTGTTTTCTTATATCCGCTGCTTTTTAACTTTTGTAAAGCCGATTCTAGTTTCATGCGGTTTCACCCTTTACGTGTAACTGATTTCTAACTTTTTTAAATAAGATAGCCATAATGAGAACGAGTATGGCAATTACTACAATCGTTCCACCTGGAGGCACGCTTAAATGATAAGAAGAAATTAAACCAAGTATCACAGAGAACTCTC
This window of the Halobacillus sp. Marseille-Q1614 genome carries:
- a CDS encoding Fur family transcriptional regulator, encoding MKLESALQKLKSSGYKKTRQRERILEIFIEHDQYIAAKSILKKIQKDFPGVSYDTVYRNLYLLTEEEILESTELNGEKHFRMGCDTKGHHHHFICTDCGKTKSINFCPMESINENLQGYDVENHKFEIYGKCPFCS